One region of Micromonospora ureilytica genomic DNA includes:
- a CDS encoding MBL fold metallo-hydrolase gives MRLTKYAHSCLRVEHDGGVLVVDPGVFSDATAALDGADAVLITHEHPDHLDLAAVRRRLDRQPIPIHGPASLAGALGDAAEVLRPVNAGESFTAAGVAVRAYGGRHAVIHPDIPVIDNLGYLINDVVYHPGDSLVVPDETPVDTLFAPIHAPWSKFSEVVDFIRAVAPRRAYALHDALLNDNGLGVLDRQYAALSGTEYQRLEPGSRVDV, from the coding sequence ATGCGGCTCACCAAGTACGCCCACTCCTGCCTTCGGGTGGAACACGACGGGGGAGTGCTCGTCGTCGACCCCGGCGTGTTCAGTGACGCCACGGCGGCGCTGGACGGTGCGGACGCGGTGCTGATCACCCACGAACACCCCGACCACCTCGACCTGGCAGCGGTACGCCGTCGGCTCGACCGGCAACCGATCCCGATCCACGGCCCCGCCTCGCTCGCCGGCGCCCTGGGCGACGCGGCCGAGGTGCTGCGCCCGGTCAACGCCGGTGAGTCATTCACCGCCGCCGGCGTGGCCGTACGCGCGTACGGGGGGCGGCACGCCGTGATCCACCCCGACATCCCGGTGATCGACAACCTCGGTTACCTGATCAACGACGTGGTCTACCACCCGGGCGACTCCCTGGTGGTGCCCGACGAGACCCCCGTCGACACGCTCTTCGCGCCGATCCACGCCCCCTGGTCGAAGTTCTCCGAAGTGGTCGACTTCATCCGCGCGGTCGCACCGCGGCGCGCATACGCCCTGCACGACGCATTGCTCAACGACAATGGGCTGGGTGTGCTCGACCGGCAGTACGCCGCGCTGTCCGGCACCGAATACCAGCGGCTGGAGCCCGGTAGCCGGGTGGACGTCTGA
- a CDS encoding DUF4349 domain-containing protein — MTTMGAGMDGQVGRRRSALLATTALAAALALTGCGAGDSGAQDSAGSAAEAPAAKGGDANRDGAAGAPEGAGAGAPDLRVDQRAIIYTGTMRVQVNEVDSAARDAAAMASRAGGFVGGDVRRSAAGDDAVAELELRVPAAKFTDVVEEIAKLGRQQSREIDTQDVTEETVDLDARITSQRARVESARRLLARATSITDLVSLENELGRREADLAALEAKKRRLADLTALSTITVSLAGPAAKTTEEKDETGFLAGLKGGWKAFVVSMTVLLTVLGALLPFLVALGVPLAALLVVLRRRRKPPALVAPVSAPPPVPATRSAP; from the coding sequence TTGACGACGATGGGAGCGGGGATGGACGGACAGGTGGGACGACGCCGCAGTGCGCTGCTGGCGACGACAGCACTGGCGGCGGCACTGGCGTTGACGGGATGCGGTGCTGGCGACAGCGGTGCGCAGGACAGCGCCGGCTCGGCGGCCGAGGCGCCGGCGGCCAAGGGCGGCGACGCGAATCGGGACGGCGCCGCCGGCGCACCGGAGGGGGCCGGCGCCGGCGCGCCGGACCTACGGGTCGACCAACGGGCGATCATCTACACCGGAACGATGCGGGTGCAGGTGAACGAAGTGGACTCCGCCGCTCGCGACGCCGCCGCGATGGCCAGCCGGGCCGGTGGCTTCGTCGGTGGCGACGTGCGGCGCAGTGCCGCCGGCGACGACGCGGTGGCGGAGCTGGAGCTGCGGGTGCCGGCGGCGAAGTTCACCGACGTGGTGGAGGAGATCGCGAAGCTGGGTCGGCAGCAGAGCCGGGAGATCGACACTCAGGACGTCACCGAGGAGACCGTCGACCTGGATGCCCGGATCACCAGTCAGCGTGCCCGGGTGGAGAGCGCGCGCCGGTTGCTGGCCCGAGCCACCTCGATCACCGACCTGGTGTCGCTGGAGAACGAGTTGGGTCGCCGGGAGGCGGACCTGGCCGCACTGGAGGCCAAGAAGCGACGCCTGGCCGACCTGACCGCCCTCTCCACGATCACCGTGTCGCTGGCCGGACCGGCGGCGAAGACCACCGAGGAGAAGGACGAAACCGGCTTCCTGGCCGGGCTCAAGGGCGGCTGGAAGGCGTTCGTCGTCTCGATGACCGTCCTGCTCACGGTGCTGGGCGCGTTGCTGCCGTTCCTGGTGGCGCTCGGCGTACCGCTGGCGGCGCTGCTGGTGGTGCTGCGCCGACGGCGTAAGCCTCCGGCGCTGGTCGCGCCGGTCAGTGCGCCGCCGCCAGTGCCCGCAACGCGGTCTGCACCATGA